In Musa acuminata AAA Group cultivar baxijiao chromosome BXJ2-8, Cavendish_Baxijiao_AAA, whole genome shotgun sequence, one genomic interval encodes:
- the LOC135585597 gene encoding probable UDP-arabinose 4-epimerase 2 isoform X1 — MLPINRSRSQSRAGSPWSFPGMDYSDSRRKPQVVAKLVMVAILTAFCIFILKQSPAFSGPSPFSRREVGATHVLVTGGAGYIGSHAALRLLKDSYRVTIVDNLSRGNIGAIKVLEGLFPEPGRLQFIYADLGDARAVNKIFAENAFDAVMHFAAVAYVGESTLDPLRYYHNITANTLTLLEAMSAHGVKTLIYSSTCATYGEPEKMPITEGTPQLPINPYGKAKKMAEDIILDFSKKSDMAVMILRYFNVIGSDPEGRLGEAPRPELREHGRISGACFDAALGIIPGLKVRGTDYPTNDGTCIRDYIDVTDLVDAHVKALDKARPSKVGIYNVGTGKGRSVKEFVKACKKATGVEVKVEYLSRRPGDYAEVYSDPSKINQELNWTARYINLQESLSVAWRWQKAHPNGYGSQSVITL, encoded by the exons ATGCTACCCATCAATAGGAGCAGAAGTCAGTCCAGGGCTGGTAGTCCTTGGTCTTTTCCAG GAATGGACTACTCAGATTCAAGGCGCAAACCACAGGTTGTTGCAAAACTTGTTATGGTGGCTATTCTTACTGCCTTTTGCATATTCATTTTGAAGCAATCCCCTGCTTTCAGTGGACCTAGCCCG TTTTCACGTCGTGAAGTCGGAGCAACCCATGTTTTAGTAACAGGAGGTGCTGGGTATATTGGTTCACATGCtgctcttcgcctattgaaggactcATACAGAGTAACCATAGTG GACAACCTTTCTAGAGGAAATATCGGAGCCATCAAAGTTCTGGAGGGGCTGTTTCCAGAACCTGGGAGACTTCAATTTATTTATGCTGATTTAGGCGATGCAAGAGCT GTTAACAAGATTTTTGCAGAAAATGCGTTTGATGCGGTTATGCATTTTGCAGCTGTTGCTTATGTGGGTGAAAGTACACTTGATCCTCTTAGGTAC TATCATAATATCACAGCAAATACTTTGACACTTCTTGAGGCTATGTCAGCACATGGCGTTAAAACTCTTATTTACTCGAGTACTTGTGCTACTTATGGAGAGCCAGAAAAAATGCCCATTACAGAAGGAACACCTCAG CTTCCTATCAACCCATATGGGAAGGCTAAGAAAATGGCAgaagatataattttggatttctCAAAGAAATCAGACATGGCTGTCATGATCTTAAG ATATTTTAATGTCATCGGATCAGATCCAGAAGGAAGATTAGGTGAAGCCCCCAGACCTGAGCTAAGGGAGCATGGACGAATTTCTGGTGCATGTTTTGATGCAGCACTCGGGATAATACCAGGGTTGAAG GTTAGAGGAACAGACTACCCGACGAATGACGGAACTTGTATAAGAGACTATATCGATGTCACTGATCTTGTCGATGCACATGTGAAAGCCCTTGACAAAGCAAGGCCTAGCAAAGTTGGCATATACAATGTCGGCACTGGAAAAG GCAGATCCGTCAAAGAGTTTGTCAAAGCCTGCAAGAAAGCAACTGGGGTGGAGGTTAAAGTTGAGTATCTCAGCCGGAGGCCAGGGGACTATGCTGAGGTTTACAGTGATCCATCGAAGATAAATCAGGAGCTCAACTGGACAGCGCGGTATATAAATCTTCAGGAAAGCCTTTCAGTTGCATGGAGATGGCAGAAAGCACATCCTAATGGTTATGGCTCACAATCAGTCATCACACTTTGA
- the LOC135585597 gene encoding probable UDP-arabinose 4-epimerase 2 isoform X2: MDYSDSRRKPQVVAKLVMVAILTAFCIFILKQSPAFSGPSPFSRREVGATHVLVTGGAGYIGSHAALRLLKDSYRVTIVDNLSRGNIGAIKVLEGLFPEPGRLQFIYADLGDARAVNKIFAENAFDAVMHFAAVAYVGESTLDPLRYYHNITANTLTLLEAMSAHGVKTLIYSSTCATYGEPEKMPITEGTPQLPINPYGKAKKMAEDIILDFSKKSDMAVMILRYFNVIGSDPEGRLGEAPRPELREHGRISGACFDAALGIIPGLKVRGTDYPTNDGTCIRDYIDVTDLVDAHVKALDKARPSKVGIYNVGTGKGRSVKEFVKACKKATGVEVKVEYLSRRPGDYAEVYSDPSKINQELNWTARYINLQESLSVAWRWQKAHPNGYGSQSVITL, from the exons ATGGACTACTCAGATTCAAGGCGCAAACCACAGGTTGTTGCAAAACTTGTTATGGTGGCTATTCTTACTGCCTTTTGCATATTCATTTTGAAGCAATCCCCTGCTTTCAGTGGACCTAGCCCG TTTTCACGTCGTGAAGTCGGAGCAACCCATGTTTTAGTAACAGGAGGTGCTGGGTATATTGGTTCACATGCtgctcttcgcctattgaaggactcATACAGAGTAACCATAGTG GACAACCTTTCTAGAGGAAATATCGGAGCCATCAAAGTTCTGGAGGGGCTGTTTCCAGAACCTGGGAGACTTCAATTTATTTATGCTGATTTAGGCGATGCAAGAGCT GTTAACAAGATTTTTGCAGAAAATGCGTTTGATGCGGTTATGCATTTTGCAGCTGTTGCTTATGTGGGTGAAAGTACACTTGATCCTCTTAGGTAC TATCATAATATCACAGCAAATACTTTGACACTTCTTGAGGCTATGTCAGCACATGGCGTTAAAACTCTTATTTACTCGAGTACTTGTGCTACTTATGGAGAGCCAGAAAAAATGCCCATTACAGAAGGAACACCTCAG CTTCCTATCAACCCATATGGGAAGGCTAAGAAAATGGCAgaagatataattttggatttctCAAAGAAATCAGACATGGCTGTCATGATCTTAAG ATATTTTAATGTCATCGGATCAGATCCAGAAGGAAGATTAGGTGAAGCCCCCAGACCTGAGCTAAGGGAGCATGGACGAATTTCTGGTGCATGTTTTGATGCAGCACTCGGGATAATACCAGGGTTGAAG GTTAGAGGAACAGACTACCCGACGAATGACGGAACTTGTATAAGAGACTATATCGATGTCACTGATCTTGTCGATGCACATGTGAAAGCCCTTGACAAAGCAAGGCCTAGCAAAGTTGGCATATACAATGTCGGCACTGGAAAAG GCAGATCCGTCAAAGAGTTTGTCAAAGCCTGCAAGAAAGCAACTGGGGTGGAGGTTAAAGTTGAGTATCTCAGCCGGAGGCCAGGGGACTATGCTGAGGTTTACAGTGATCCATCGAAGATAAATCAGGAGCTCAACTGGACAGCGCGGTATATAAATCTTCAGGAAAGCCTTTCAGTTGCATGGAGATGGCAGAAAGCACATCCTAATGGTTATGGCTCACAATCAGTCATCACACTTTGA
- the LOC135585597 gene encoding probable UDP-arabinose 4-epimerase 3 isoform X3, giving the protein MQELLTRFLQKMRLMRLCILQLLLMWVKVHLILLVCNRYYHNITANTLTLLEAMSAHGVKTLIYSSTCATYGEPEKMPITEGTPQLPINPYGKAKKMAEDIILDFSKKSDMAVMILRYFNVIGSDPEGRLGEAPRPELREHGRISGACFDAALGIIPGLKVRGTDYPTNDGTCIRDYIDVTDLVDAHVKALDKARPSKVGIYNVGTGKGRSVKEFVKACKKATGVEVKVEYLSRRPGDYAEVYSDPSKINQELNWTARYINLQESLSVAWRWQKAHPNGYGSQSVITL; this is encoded by the exons ATGCAAGAGCT GTTAACAAGATTTTTGCAGAAAATGCGTTTGATGCGGTTATGCATTTTGCAGCTGTTGCTTATGTGGGTGAAAGTACACTTGATCCTCTTAG TCTGCAACAGGTACTATCATAATATCACAGCAAATACTTTGACACTTCTTGAGGCTATGTCAGCACATGGCGTTAAAACTCTTATTTACTCGAGTACTTGTGCTACTTATGGAGAGCCAGAAAAAATGCCCATTACAGAAGGAACACCTCAG CTTCCTATCAACCCATATGGGAAGGCTAAGAAAATGGCAgaagatataattttggatttctCAAAGAAATCAGACATGGCTGTCATGATCTTAAG ATATTTTAATGTCATCGGATCAGATCCAGAAGGAAGATTAGGTGAAGCCCCCAGACCTGAGCTAAGGGAGCATGGACGAATTTCTGGTGCATGTTTTGATGCAGCACTCGGGATAATACCAGGGTTGAAG GTTAGAGGAACAGACTACCCGACGAATGACGGAACTTGTATAAGAGACTATATCGATGTCACTGATCTTGTCGATGCACATGTGAAAGCCCTTGACAAAGCAAGGCCTAGCAAAGTTGGCATATACAATGTCGGCACTGGAAAAG GCAGATCCGTCAAAGAGTTTGTCAAAGCCTGCAAGAAAGCAACTGGGGTGGAGGTTAAAGTTGAGTATCTCAGCCGGAGGCCAGGGGACTATGCTGAGGTTTACAGTGATCCATCGAAGATAAATCAGGAGCTCAACTGGACAGCGCGGTATATAAATCTTCAGGAAAGCCTTTCAGTTGCATGGAGATGGCAGAAAGCACATCCTAATGGTTATGGCTCACAATCAGTCATCACACTTTGA
- the LOC135586607 gene encoding biotin--protein ligase 2-like isoform X1 gives MPSALLRPTAAAAAFCRLGLRSPPPPRRPILPLSAARLSSYCGGAMDGCGNSTVLVLAGKSPQEDDLARFLKSRSDTLKLLDEEAGEVRVLLRSEAYQSTFDPQFYMGALTASRFGRLLIWSPRLPSTHDLVSKNFGELPVGTVCVTDVQIKGRGRAKNVWESPMGCLLFSFTLQMEDGRKLPLLQYVVSLAVTEAIKELCQTNGLPQLDIRIKWPNDLYLNGLKVGGILCTSTYRSKHFNVCAGIGLNLDNEKPTTCLNAVLQEINSGSLCLRREDILASFFNKFENLFEVFLDQGFQSLEELYYKTWLHSGQKVVIEEKQEGQPEESIIVTVQGLTSSGYLLAVGEDDKSYELHPDGNSFDFIKGLVRRKLE, from the exons ATGCCCTCGGCCCTACTCCGCCCTACGGCCGCTGCAGCCGCATTCTGTCGCCTCGGCCTCCGTTCCCCGCCTCCGCCCCGCCGTCCGATCCTCCCCCTGTCCGCCGCCCGGCTCTCGTCCTATTGTGGTGGTGCCATGGACGGCTGCGGCAACTCCACGGTCCTCGTCCTGGCCGGCAAATCTCCGCAAGAGGACGACCTTGCTCGATTCCTCAAGTCCAGGAGCGACACCCTAAAGCTCCTCGACGAGGAAGCAGGGGAGGTTAGGGTTTTACTCCGCTCCGAGGCGTACCAATCCACTTTCGATCCTCAGTTCTATATGGGCGCCCTCACCGCAAGCCGCTTTGGGCGGCTACTCATCTGGTCCCCGAGGCTTCCCTCCACCCACGACCTTGTTTCAAA GAACTTCGGTGAGCTGCCGGTCGGCACAGTCTGCGTCACGGATGTCCAGATCAAAGGCAGAG GTCGGGCGAAGAATGTGTGGGAGTCGCCCATGGGCTGCCTTCTGTTCTCGTTCACGTTGCAGATGGAAGATGGGCGAAAGCTGCCGCTGTTGCAGTATGTTGTGTCTCTTGCGGTGACTGAGGCAATCAAGGAGTTGTGCCAAACCAAT ggATTACCGCAGCTCGATATTAGAATAAAGTGGCCAAATGATCTTTATCTAAATGGTCTTAAAGTTGGCGGAATCCTTTGCACTTCAACTTACAGATCGAAGCACTTCAATGTTTGTGCTG GTATTGGATTGAACTTGGATAATGAGAAGCCAACTACATGTTTAAATGCAGTACTGCAAGAGATTAACTCAGGTTCACTTTGCTTGAGGAGGGAGGATATACTTGCATCATTTTTCAATAAATTTGAGAATCTCTTTGAGGTTTTTCTAGATCAAG GCTTTCAGTCTCTTGAGGAGCTGTACTATAAGACATGGCTTCATAG TGGTCAGAAGGTTGTCATAGAAGAAAAACAAGAGGGACAACCTGAGGAAAGCATTATAGTTACAGTTCAG GGATTAACATCCTCAGGATATTTATTAGCTGTTGGTGAGGACGATAAGAGTTATGAACTCCATCCTGATGGCAATAG CTTTGACTTCATCAAAGGACTGGTTAGGAGAAAGTTGGAGTGA
- the LOC135586607 gene encoding biotin--protein ligase 1, chloroplastic-like isoform X2 — translation MPSALLRPTAAAAAFCRLGLRSPPPPRRPILPLSAARLSSYCGGAMDGCGNSTVLVLAGKSPQEDDLARFLKSRSDTLKLLDEEAGEVRVLLRSEAYQSTFDPQFYMGALTASRFGRLLIWSPRLPSTHDLVSKNFGELPVGTVCVTDVQIKGRGRAKNVWESPMGCLLFSFTLQMEDGRKLPLLQYVVSLAVTEAIKELCQTNGLPQLDIRIKWPNDLYLNGLKVGGILCTSTYRSKHFNVCAGIGLNLDNEKPTTCLNAVLQEINSGSLCLRREDILASFFNKFENLFEVFLDQGFQSLEELYYKTWLHRS, via the exons ATGCCCTCGGCCCTACTCCGCCCTACGGCCGCTGCAGCCGCATTCTGTCGCCTCGGCCTCCGTTCCCCGCCTCCGCCCCGCCGTCCGATCCTCCCCCTGTCCGCCGCCCGGCTCTCGTCCTATTGTGGTGGTGCCATGGACGGCTGCGGCAACTCCACGGTCCTCGTCCTGGCCGGCAAATCTCCGCAAGAGGACGACCTTGCTCGATTCCTCAAGTCCAGGAGCGACACCCTAAAGCTCCTCGACGAGGAAGCAGGGGAGGTTAGGGTTTTACTCCGCTCCGAGGCGTACCAATCCACTTTCGATCCTCAGTTCTATATGGGCGCCCTCACCGCAAGCCGCTTTGGGCGGCTACTCATCTGGTCCCCGAGGCTTCCCTCCACCCACGACCTTGTTTCAAA GAACTTCGGTGAGCTGCCGGTCGGCACAGTCTGCGTCACGGATGTCCAGATCAAAGGCAGAG GTCGGGCGAAGAATGTGTGGGAGTCGCCCATGGGCTGCCTTCTGTTCTCGTTCACGTTGCAGATGGAAGATGGGCGAAAGCTGCCGCTGTTGCAGTATGTTGTGTCTCTTGCGGTGACTGAGGCAATCAAGGAGTTGTGCCAAACCAAT ggATTACCGCAGCTCGATATTAGAATAAAGTGGCCAAATGATCTTTATCTAAATGGTCTTAAAGTTGGCGGAATCCTTTGCACTTCAACTTACAGATCGAAGCACTTCAATGTTTGTGCTG GTATTGGATTGAACTTGGATAATGAGAAGCCAACTACATGTTTAAATGCAGTACTGCAAGAGATTAACTCAGGTTCACTTTGCTTGAGGAGGGAGGATATACTTGCATCATTTTTCAATAAATTTGAGAATCTCTTTGAGGTTTTTCTAGATCAAG GCTTTCAGTCTCTTGAGGAGCTGTACTATAAGACATGGCTTCATAG gtcctaa